The Mauremys mutica isolate MM-2020 ecotype Southern chromosome 1, ASM2049712v1, whole genome shotgun sequence genome has a segment encoding these proteins:
- the LOC123361673 gene encoding cell cycle control protein 50C-like isoform X2: protein MKNKNSQGTQECPSRCPDNSAFKQQKLPAWKPKLTAPTVLSSFFTIGLFCLLMGICLILYARSVKEIQINYSDICVNCSKLRENSSNWDKECNCTVHFTLQENMLGDVFMYYRLQNFYQNHRRYVLSRSDAQLLGQDVNIQNSNCEPFTTYPNGTPMAPCGAIANSMFNDSIQLFYYLNSSTAIEVPLLKNGNSWWSDKNVKFRNPTSYNLSSAFAGTTRPPYWQKPAYLLDEEDERNNGYINDDFIIWMRVSAFPTFRNLYRHLSHTNQFADGLPAGNYTFHITYSILSSCPRRHSTASMEPAQLYTTFVSIASTLCIILQYV, encoded by the exons ATGAAAAATAAGAACAGCCAAGGAACACAGGAATGTCCCTCCAGATGTCCAGATAACAGCGCATTTAAACAACAGAAACTGCCAGCCTGGAAGCCCAAGCTCACAGCTCCGACTGTCCTCTCCAGCTTCTTTACCATTGGACTCTTCTGCCTCCTCATGGGAATCTGCCTAATATTGTATGCAAGAAGTGTCAAAGAAATCCAG ATTAACTACTCAGACATATGTGTGAATTGTTCAAAACTGCGTGAAAACTCCTCGAACTGGGATAAAGAATGCAACTGTACTGTGCACTTCACACTGCAGGAGAATATGCTG GGTGATGTTTTTATGTACTATCGTCTGCAAAACTTTTATCAGAACCACCGTCGGTATGTCCTCTCCAGAAGTGATGCACAATTGCTGGGTCAAGATGTAAAC ATTCAGAACAGCAATTGTGAGCCTTTCACAACCTATCCAAACGGAACTCCAATGGCTCCATGCGGCGCCATCGCCAACAGTATGTTCAATG ATTCTATTCAACTTTTTTACTATCTTAACTCATCCACTGCTATCGAAGTCCCATTGCTGAAGAATGGAAATAGTTGGTGGTCAGATAAAAATGTGAAATTTCGGAATCCAACATCATATAATCTCTCTTCTGCATTTGCAG GAACAACAAGGCCTCCTTACTGGCAGAAACCAGCTTATTTACTggatgaggaggatgaaaggaaCAATGGTTATATAAACGATGACTTTATCATCTGGATGAGGGTGTCAGCCTTTCCCACATTCAGAAACCTTTACCGTCATCTCAGCCACACCAACCAGTTTGCTGATGGCCTCCCAGCAGGGAATTACACCTTCCACATTACCTACAGTATCCTTTCATCATGTCCAAG acgccatagcacagcaagcatggagcccgctcagctgtaCACTACTTTTGTGAGCATTGCAAGCACcttgtgcattatcctgcagtatgtttAG
- the LOC123361673 gene encoding cell cycle control protein 50C-like isoform X1: MKNKNSQGTQECPSRCPDNSAFKQQKLPAWKPKLTAPTVLSSFFTIGLFCLLMGICLILYARSVKEIQINYSDICVNCSKLRENSSNWDKECNCTVHFTLQENMLGDVFMYYRLQNFYQNHRRYVLSRSDAQLLGQDVNIQNSNCEPFTTYPNGTPMAPCGAIANSMFNDSIQLFYYLNSSTAIEVPLLKNGNSWWSDKNVKFRNPTSYNLSSAFAGTTRPPYWQKPAYLLDEEDERNNGYINDDFIIWMRVSAFPTFRNLYRHLSHTNQFADGLPAGNYTFHITYNFPVTKFKGKKQVVLSTITWSGGSNLFLGIAYTVSGAVIVLAGFIITAIHLKLRKKKTYFQR, encoded by the exons ATGAAAAATAAGAACAGCCAAGGAACACAGGAATGTCCCTCCAGATGTCCAGATAACAGCGCATTTAAACAACAGAAACTGCCAGCCTGGAAGCCCAAGCTCACAGCTCCGACTGTCCTCTCCAGCTTCTTTACCATTGGACTCTTCTGCCTCCTCATGGGAATCTGCCTAATATTGTATGCAAGAAGTGTCAAAGAAATCCAG ATTAACTACTCAGACATATGTGTGAATTGTTCAAAACTGCGTGAAAACTCCTCGAACTGGGATAAAGAATGCAACTGTACTGTGCACTTCACACTGCAGGAGAATATGCTG GGTGATGTTTTTATGTACTATCGTCTGCAAAACTTTTATCAGAACCACCGTCGGTATGTCCTCTCCAGAAGTGATGCACAATTGCTGGGTCAAGATGTAAAC ATTCAGAACAGCAATTGTGAGCCTTTCACAACCTATCCAAACGGAACTCCAATGGCTCCATGCGGCGCCATCGCCAACAGTATGTTCAATG ATTCTATTCAACTTTTTTACTATCTTAACTCATCCACTGCTATCGAAGTCCCATTGCTGAAGAATGGAAATAGTTGGTGGTCAGATAAAAATGTGAAATTTCGGAATCCAACATCATATAATCTCTCTTCTGCATTTGCAG GAACAACAAGGCCTCCTTACTGGCAGAAACCAGCTTATTTACTggatgaggaggatgaaaggaaCAATGGTTATATAAACGATGACTTTATCATCTGGATGAGGGTGTCAGCCTTTCCCACATTCAGAAACCTTTACCGTCATCTCAGCCACACCAACCAGTTTGCTGATGGCCTCCCAGCAGGGAATTACACCTTCCACATTACCTACA ATTTCCCTGTTACCAAATTCAAAGGGAAAAAGCAGGTGGTTCTCTCAACCATCACATGGAGTGGAGGGAGTAACCTCTTCCTGGGAATTGCCTACACGGTTTCTGGTGCGGTGATAGTGTTGGCAGGTTTTATCATAACTGCAATTCACTTAAAACTCAGAAAAAAGAAAACGTACTTTCAGAGATAA
- the LOC123361673 gene encoding cell cycle control protein 50C-like isoform X3 has protein sequence MKNKNSQGTQECPSRCPDNSAFKQQKLPAWKPKLTAPTVLSSFFTIGLFCLLMGICLILYARSVKEIQINYSDICVNCSKLRENSSNWDKECNCTVHFTLQENMLGDVFMYYRLQNFYQNHRRYVLSRSDAQLLGQDVNIQNSNCEPFTTYPNGTPMAPCGAIANSMFNDSIQLFYYLNSSTAIEVPLLKNGNSWWSDKNVKFRNPTSYNLSSAFAGTTRPPYWQKPAYLLDEEDERNNGYINDDFIIWMRVSAFPTFRNLYRHLSHTNQFADGLPAGNYTFHITYSILSSCPRSQNNNT, from the exons ATGAAAAATAAGAACAGCCAAGGAACACAGGAATGTCCCTCCAGATGTCCAGATAACAGCGCATTTAAACAACAGAAACTGCCAGCCTGGAAGCCCAAGCTCACAGCTCCGACTGTCCTCTCCAGCTTCTTTACCATTGGACTCTTCTGCCTCCTCATGGGAATCTGCCTAATATTGTATGCAAGAAGTGTCAAAGAAATCCAG ATTAACTACTCAGACATATGTGTGAATTGTTCAAAACTGCGTGAAAACTCCTCGAACTGGGATAAAGAATGCAACTGTACTGTGCACTTCACACTGCAGGAGAATATGCTG GGTGATGTTTTTATGTACTATCGTCTGCAAAACTTTTATCAGAACCACCGTCGGTATGTCCTCTCCAGAAGTGATGCACAATTGCTGGGTCAAGATGTAAAC ATTCAGAACAGCAATTGTGAGCCTTTCACAACCTATCCAAACGGAACTCCAATGGCTCCATGCGGCGCCATCGCCAACAGTATGTTCAATG ATTCTATTCAACTTTTTTACTATCTTAACTCATCCACTGCTATCGAAGTCCCATTGCTGAAGAATGGAAATAGTTGGTGGTCAGATAAAAATGTGAAATTTCGGAATCCAACATCATATAATCTCTCTTCTGCATTTGCAG GAACAACAAGGCCTCCTTACTGGCAGAAACCAGCTTATTTACTggatgaggaggatgaaaggaaCAATGGTTATATAAACGATGACTTTATCATCTGGATGAGGGTGTCAGCCTTTCCCACATTCAGAAACCTTTACCGTCATCTCAGCCACACCAACCAGTTTGCTGATGGCCTCCCAGCAGGGAATTACACCTTCCACATTACCTACAGTATCCTTTCATCATGTCCAAG